Part of the Cloacibacterium caeni genome is shown below.
CAAGTCGTTTTCAAAAGGTTGGGGTGTTTTCTGAGCCAGTGTTTGGAGAAAGTTGTTCTTGTATATCTTTTCTTAGGATAAATAAGCAGGTTTTCTCTTCGTAAATAATTGAACAGCGCATCTCTGCCTATTTTTATCTTTTCAAGCTTGAACTTATTTTTAAGCAAATAATAAAGTTTTCTTGTTCCTATTCTGGGCTGTTCTAAACGAATCTCCTCAACGAATTGTTTAACTTTCTCCAATTCTTTTTCCCGAACACATACTCTTTGGCGCTGCTGGTAAATGGCTTGTCTGCTTATCCCAAACAATCTGCAGATTTTGGATAAACTCAATCCTTTTTCTTGGAGTTGTCTGACTGTTTGGGCGTAAACTTTTTTCGAATCTGTGTGCCGTATTGCTTGTCCGAGATATCAATCATCATATTGAGAACTTTGGTTTTCAGTTTCTCATCAGCTAATTCTTTCTCTAATCTTTTAATCTTTTCGGCGGGTGTTTCTTTGGATTGTAACATGGTATGAATGGTGGGTTTGCTCCAATCTAAATTACCATATTTTCTGAGCCAAACCAAAACGGTGCTTCTACCTTGGATACCGTAATGTTGCTGCGCCTGTTTGTAAGTGAATTCGCCCTTTTCTACACGACTTACAATACCTAATTTAAAAGCCATTGTGTAATCTTGTTGTGTACGCTTTTCTACTGTCTTCTCTCGATTTTCCATAATAA
Proteins encoded:
- a CDS encoding IS3 family transposase (programmed frameshift), which codes for MENREKTVEKRTQQDYTMAFKLGIVSRVEKGEFTYKQAQQHYGIQGRSTVLVWLRKYGNLDWSKPTIHTMLQSKETPAEKIKRLEKELADEKLKTKVLNMMIDISDKQYGTQIRKKFYAQTVRQLQEKGLSLSKICRLFGISRQAIYQQRQRVCVREKELEKVKQFVEEIRLEQPRIGTRKLYYLLKNKFKLEKIKIGRDALFNYLRRENLLIYPKKRYTRTTFSKHWLRKHPNLLKTTCLKRKEQVFVSDITYIKTKTNVCYLSLVTDAYSRKIMGYELSENMNAENVVKALKMAVKNRTTHLPLIHHSDRGLQYCSEVYQKVLVENKIKPSMTDGYDCYQNALAERINGILKQEFLIYKCKNIQDLKQMVKESIYIYNNKRPHLSLKMKTPETIHKKSGKSISSGLVF